In Spea bombifrons isolate aSpeBom1 chromosome 5, aSpeBom1.2.pri, whole genome shotgun sequence, the sequence TAGAAGTCAGAAAGAGATTTAGGTGGCATGTCTTACTAGGAATGAGGTATCTTGTTCCAGTTATTCCATGAAAGATCACCGTAGGGATGGCCACCTTGAGACCTGAAAGATCGATATATTTAGAATACACAGCAGTTCACAGGCCTGAGGAAGTCCATATGGGAATAATGGTCCCTAACTGTAAATTGCCCAGATGTTCCATATTGCTTATGGTGTCAATTggccaaattattattattattaattattgttattgaaatgttataataaagtaCAGGCATTTTTTATATAGCCACTGGTTtatacaataatttttttactgAATTCTTAGAGAGTAACGTATAGAAGGTTAGATAGAGTCTATTCCGCTAGTTGCTATAGGAATAAGTCCAATTTACTCCAGAACTTTCTCTTATCTGTttgtataccccccccccccccgtgcaccATGTAAAAGATGGCGTGTATAACCTTGACTGAGGCTTGTGTGTGAACACGTGCTTCGGTGTATATCACAATCTAGAAGTTCCACACTTAAGGCTTCCACACTTGGTGCTTAAGTTTAGGTGCTGGACTGTGAAGTCGGAGGAGAACACATTCTCACAACTACCTTTGCTGGAacttagatttatttattaaagaattcCAGCTAGGTACCAAAATAATACTGCTTTATTGGACAGACATTTCGTTATTGAGGTTGTGAGAGTGTTAACCTCTCTTCACCATCGGAAGCAAAGGCTTATTCTCTCGGAAGCTTGTCCAATAAAGAAGGCATTGCcgcaaaaaacaatattttatactttcttTTTGCAATTATACAACTAGACTAATACAGATATCCTGAGCATCATTATGTTAAAAGAAGTTGTGCTATCTAGCAATTTACTTTCAGAGTTGACCGGCTCCACAGAGTCTTTTACTGCTCTTTAAATATCAGAAGTGAGAATTACAGCAGGCCGTGTGTTATTAGGGTGCAAGTGCTGGTCTATTGACTGAACCGGCAGGACTGAACGTCTGCGAATGCCACAGTATAATGTTCAGTGTATTTGATAATTATCTCACACCTTGGTGCACTCGCTGTCTCAAGGTGATGTCGATTGCATTCGTCCCCTCAGCCTCCATGGTGTGACGTACGCAGTAAACATATGTAATCCACACACATCCGTCAAATTAAATTCAAATTCTTTGTAGTCTATAACTTGTCTAGAACATGTTTCCTGAAATCTGACATGATGAGTCTTCAGGATGATGTCGGATGAAACATGATTTTGTACAATCCCTACTCATAACATGTAAAGATTTTAATGCTTTTGTAAAACGTTGTATATCGAAAAAGTAAAATGCTAGTTCATTCTTAAAAAGATTCCTACTCAAATAATGTGAACATCCGTATTTCAAGGGAAAATATGTTTCACTGTTTACATAAAGATGGacacaaaggggtttattcactaaaaagctAAAGGTCAACTCAACCGAACAGACTCAACTGATGTGCTTTCATTGCAAAATAAGTTGCATATTCATAATGTGAGGTGTTTGAAAGTGCCTGGgaattaatatgtatatatttcctCTAAATAGCCatgtttctagattgtaagctcttttgaacaAGGCCCACCTTACCTAAGTTGAATTGTTATAATTGTCCTAGACCTTAAATCCTGTCAGGTCTTTAGCTCTGAAAGCTTCCAGTCCCAGGCTTAGTTAAGCGAAAGTTTGTTTTGAAGTACCGGCTGTACCTAAAGGTCAGGTTCCAAAGGATTGTGTTTTAACCGGTAGATGTGACATAGGCCAGTGTGTGCTTGCACCGCAGTTGAAGAACAAACCTAAACCATAGATGACCGCCCTTAAAATTAGGAATTCTGCCTGAACAGAAGACTGCAGACAGGCTACGTGTTGGAATGATAACGGTACATGCAAAGTGTGATTTATTAACATATCTATGGCTGTAAAATAGCAGTGATGTGATAGCTAGGACCTTTCAGGTGTAATAAATTAAACAGAACGAGAGACTAAAACATTCTAGAGGGATTTATTTTCATGCATTTACAGAGGACAATACTTAATCTAAAAAAGGGGTACATCAATGGAATTGATTTCAATGCATATTGAAGACAACAGGCCTAGATCCTAGATATCGAAAAACAAAGCGAAAACAGATGAGCAGCACTTGGAATCTATAGGCTGCCGTTTTACATCATTACTCATTTGTTCATTTGGATAGCTTTTTGAACATACTGATTAGAATCGGTTCTTTTACAAATGAAAGGCTGATTAAACTATTCGtttcctcttttttattttaaaaaaaacaacccaggaAGTCTGTTCCTAGAGGTTGGCGAAATAAGCAGTCGGCTATTATTTATGTCATCAGATTTATTGGAgtgaaaaaaaggttaaaataaaagAGGGCAAGATTGCGGGAATATAGAGCTATTTAAATACCACGGAGTGTTTCTCTTTCATTAGCACTTAAAGTGTTAAAGTTTTTAGATATTCATGGATGATCTTCAGGTTTAAAAATCACCATGTGGATATAGCGGTTGTATAGTAACTTTTATACTTTCCGTGAAAACCCACATACTGCTCTACTTTTGACTCTTGAACTAATTATTCACCTAGAAACTCACCCGTATTTGCTTCGTAAAACTCAAGGtggttcatattttttttatttccacccGTTTCTTCTGTATTACCTGCAGATAGGTTTGTATTTCGGAAAATATAGATATTTCAGATATTTCAGGTTTCAGTATAAGGCTGCCAAGTCTaaaacatggatttttttttacggatCTTCTGGTATTACAATCTTTAAAAAAGGCACATTTCACAGTTCTACACACTCAATAAACTCATGTTATtacagattaaccccttaatgacaaagcccgtacatgtaggggctcaaaatgcattgttttcaatgggttttgggaccacccattgtccttaaggagttaaattgGTCCAGCTTTCTGAAGTTCCCTTTTCTCTGGATCTGGGTGATaaattatctctccccttttgttGCTGGTTGTTGTCGATTCGTTTCAGGCAGCCTTCCTCGGAGCGGGGCGAGGAAATCAGAATAGAAATTTGACTATAAAACACAGGTTATGTCAGATCCTGCAACAGGTCTAAGCTTTCATAACGTTTTAATCTGAATAccctagttttaataaataaaataaatgtacttatGCTGAAAGCTCTGATAGCGATAGCTCTTATTTAACACAATAATACTGTTGTATTCTACCTGTCGGATCTAATTAGTTATTCCCTATCAACTCTAATCGAATGAGCTAATGGTGTCTACATAAAGCTTCAATGTTATGAGTAAAATTTCCTGCCGGTTGAAATGGAATGGAATTACCATGATGAAGCATTCTGCTAATTAAGCGTTTTCCAGCATGCCAGCTTAATGTTTTCCGTGCATTTGCCGTCATTTTCTTTATGGAAGTATTAAGAAATGATTCCCTGACGCCTCaaatttcatttgtattttaacaagtggtacattaATCGTAAAAGAGTAATTATCTAATGCTGCATTCTTATGAAATTTATGGTGAGTACGGTTCCCACAAATGTACCAGGAAAACAGCACATTACAAATGACTGGATATAATTAGTGTCTAGGATGAACTGCACAACAAGAAAGATGGTAACTTTGATTAAAGTGCTGCATCTCAGTGTGTAATAgatttttgtaatgttattagGGGTGGCTTCAAAACCTGCACCTAATGTTACCTTACatttatgttactttattattaattattaaaaaaataagatacataTTTTGAGATGCTTGCCCTCCCGAGACTCATAATCAAAATGGGTAATGAAgacaatagtttttttattttatcaaaagGTTGGATGGAGTTTATTTCAGAGAATGGAGAGATTTGTGTAATAAATGACATGGAGCTTTCTCTACATCTTCATATCCACAGTAGTGATAAAGATGTAGATATTATGTTTGCTTGCTAACTGGgattagaaaaaaataccccATATGGAGAGGAAATGTATTACTTAGTACCATGGCTGATTTTCATACCGGGTTTGACCCGGGTAAAGAGTTGATTCCCAGAGTCTCCTGATAACTCTTATTTTCCCCTCACTCTCaaccattttaatgctatttgCACTAGACTAGTCCTTCTCCACATCTAGCCCACCCCTCACATAACTAACTAACCCATCTGTGGCAAATACCACCCTTGAGCGTGGATAGCCCCTTCCTTCAGATGCCAGATAACCCACTCTTGAGCCTTCACTACTCCAAgttaaaacatgcatgagatagacataaagctatcctgaatctaagacaagaccaaggtctGATTAAGATCaggaaatgggcagactagatgagcccaatggtccttatctgctgCCAAATTCTATACTTATCTGTTTAAGTACTTAACAGAAAAATACCCTGTGAAAACAGCCCATCCACACTCCATGATATTGAGCCATTAAGTGGCTATTCTGTTTAAATCCATGGGCATACCAAATGGCCATACATGCGGCCATCTGCATTAGAGTGCATGGTTGGTCTTGGAGTATACCTTTCAGCATTTCTGGGAAATGATTTTAATATACAAAACAGTAATTACAATACTTTTTGAAAATAGTTTCCCAGGAAGAattctttcttttgttcttaGTGAGCAAAAGGGCTTATCATCCTTTATGTTTTGCATTATGTGGAACAATAAGTACCAGCTTGTTCGTGACTCCACGGCACAATCTTATTCAAACAATACGGTGTTATCTGCGATCATAGTCAGCATATTGGTGAAATGAATAGGCCAGTTGTTCCATTTTCTCTCCTTACATgtaaaatacaatgaaaaaaaacgtaatgaaaaaaaatatattagctTCGTGTTAATGTTATCAAAGACTATACAGAAATTCAGATATGTGTTGTAAATAGAGCTAAGAACCTTGGGCAACTGTGTGTTAATCTACAAAAATACAATAGGGACGTTCTTCTTGGCAGCATTTCATTGGTGATTTCGAAGGCTTCAATTAGCCTTTGTTTCACGATTCTATAGGCCTCCATGTTTCTTCCTTGGGGGTATATTAAGCCACAGACAGGACCCATGTTATTATTATGGTGTCCCATTGATAAGCTATCAACATTACATTGTGGCCCAACATATTAAGGAAAATCATGCACATCATAGTATTGCTACCCCAAAAACATATATTGGAATAAATCTTgttaatataatagtaataatatatctgAAGGCCTAAGTTCGAGGAGGAAATTGATTCTTGGACAGCTCTTATTTAGAGCTGTCCAAGAATCAATTTCCTCCTCGACTTTAGCCAGTCTTTTCCAGAGCATTCCCCAGGCCTCAAGGTATAGGTGTATTAACAGTTGTCAAACATATACAAGAGGGATCCTGGGGACAAATTGTTATAAACTACTTAAGCTACATGTATATATTctgtacatttattataatgaattcattttggatgactttttttatgttaaacccCCAACCCCAACTGTTTAAAGATGTTTGGAGGAAAATTTATGGTCAAAGTGAGCCTACATGAGTTGGTAAGACAGTGATGGTCATTCCAGTAGAACATGGTCTACTCATGTAGGTCCCACAACAGGTCTTTTTATCACttgttttatgtagcaccatcatgttctgtagcgctgtacaatgggtagacaggacataacaagtagtggaTAACATCCCAATTTGGCCAATTTTGGGCAATAGGTGAGGACGGCCCAGTTTAAAGGAGCATACAATCTAGAAGGCTTTCAGATAATTCCTGGGATATAGGTTGAAGTTggttaattacatttaatgaaaaGCATTCTAAGACTCTGGAAAGATAATGAGGTGAATATCTTAAACTTTTATGTTCCAGTCTTTAGTGGAGAGAAGCGGGAAAAATATCTAAGCACTGTTTGGAATCAATGGGCTATATCTATAAATGCACTATTTCATGGAAAACTGCCTCTTATCTGTTTTCAAGAAGCATGTGTGCAAATGAGCGAGACCCTATAATGGATGGATGGCTGCAAGCTTTTTGATAGCTCCTAGTATGTCTGATGTACCATATATACTCTGATGATTACATTATAATTCATGATAATCAAAACAAAGgatagaaataaaattataggAAACATAATATATTTCCACCTAACACTTTGAGTTCAGGAAATGCCCACAAAGGTTAAGTAGTCTTTCCTGAAACAAAAAATCTCCAGTGATGTATTTAAGGAGATTGGATTGTGCCAGATGTCACATTTCATTTACGTAATTAAGACTGACTCGCTAACCCTTGGCTGACAAGGGAAGGAAGAGATACTTAATGGGTCAATGGTCTCTTAAGTGTTTATCAAAAGTACAGAGAGATGCGCAGTTCATCTGCCATTATTAAAGACTAATCTGTTGTTTGTTCTGAGATTACAGTTCTTCGAGGAGGAGCTCTGGAAGGAACGTACAGACTGAAGCAGTTCCACTTTCACTGGGGATCCTGCGACGGACATGGCTCGGAGCACACTGTTGATGGAACCAAATATGAAGCAGAGGTAAGGAGCCCGGTCATCAGTGTTAGTGAATACAAATGCTTAAAGTGCAGCGGTCACTTTTGTAAGAGATCTTCACATGCTGGTGATTTTATAGCCCTGAAACTGAGACGGTATAATGGGAACCAATTTTATCCTGCAAGAATGCCATAGAAACATAGTCTTCTAGTTGGCCCACACAGATCTTATGCAGCCcttagtcttgtcttagattcaggaacatTTTATGAGTATCCCATGCacgtttacattccctcactgtattagccatTACCACTTCtcatgggaggctgttctacgtACCTACCAACAGCTTACagaaaacttccttacatgtaagcctctgatcctctgcCATGATTGCTGTAATCACCAATCACAGCTACCGCATGTGCTCAGGTCACTTCTAAAAAAGATTATACCACTGGATTATAATTATTGCCCTGACAAAGTTTTATACGTATCCCTGACAATGGTGGGCATCTGGTAACCCCATATTTCAGTATgtatactatatttatttaatataaaatcatataaaataatatcacCGATTTCCATCAGACTTGTCAGGATAATTATAAATCTTCCGTGCAACCACAGCGGAGGATTCCATGGCACTAGCACTGTCACCGTAAACAGAAGACTGATGTGCGAAGCGTCTACTCAATggcttctttctcttttttttccggTAGCTGCACTTGGTTCACTGGAACACAAAATACTCCAGCTTTGGAGAAGCCGTGACAAAGTGCGATGGGCTGGCAGTAGTCGGCGTGTTCCTCCAGGTAAGCAAATGAGTTACACAATGCATCTTTCACTGCTTTTATTCAATTAGGCTATATTTAAACAGTGCATCTGTAGGCAGAGGAAacgcatatatatttaatgcaacCACTGATCCATCCAGGTACAGCAGCTTTCAGCATTTGATGTGATGGATATAACGTCTGTGTTACTATTCTTTGTTCCAGTCTTAACTTCCAATTTGCTGCTGGGAAGGGCAATGTTAACAACTGTTAAATGACTCTTAAAAAAGGATATCATAAACTTTCCGTTTAGTGATGGGGCCAGGGATAGGGAGCAATAATCTCTGTGTGGGTATTTGAATAAATGATAGATATGCCGATACTTGGCACTTTGCTGACACTGGGTAGGACATAGAGATTAAAACAGTGTTTGAAGACCACAAACCTTCCCATGTTatgtaaattgtaataaaaaatgtttatcatTAAGCAATTCACTGTTTATTGTGATTAAAACCCAACTTGTTTAAAAAACCGTAGCTTATTTTTGCCAATTCATCCAGCCCAAGCCCCACACCACATCGAGGAACTGACTAAAGTATCTAAGCTTCCCTATTGAGGGGTATATTTAGCACAATTGTTAAACAGCCTATTCAGACCACAATGCAAGGAAAGCAGCTGAAAACTTTTACCCATATTCAAAAATTGCTCAAAAGAGCACTTTTACCCTGTGAAAAACCTACCCCATGTTTCTATGATACTATGCGTCACATGCGATAGAAGCGTAGTAAAAATTGTAGTAGCATGACGTGTTCTCTACGTGACTTCTGGCACTGATTTTATCTACTTGACTTTACTTGTGTTTATGTGAAACATTAAATCTGCCCGGCAGTAGAACTGGTTTTACATggttatcctttatatttcaggTAGGGGATGCTAAACCAGCGTTGCAGAAGGTGGTGGATGCCTTAGCATTAATTCCGTATAAGGTAACATCGCACTTGCAATCAGAAGAAGCGGCTTTGATATTATTATATCTATAGAAAATGTCTAATAAATCCGATGTTTCATTGTTTTAGGGAAAGTCGGCTCCGTTCACTGATTTTGATCCTTCAGGCCTACTTCCATCATCTCTGGACTTCTGGACCTATCAGGGGTCTCTGACCACCCCACCTTTGCTACAGTGTGTCACCTGGAACGTCCTGAAAGAGCCAATTAGTGTGAGCCAGGATCAGGTATGCTTAAAGAGGCAGTAATGCCCGGATTATTTTTATAGGCATCCTTCTCAGCTGAAGGAGTTGCATTTACCTTAAAATTGACGTTGTTGAGTCTACAAGAGACTTCTTTTTTTCAGTACCATTGAGTTTTTCAGTAGCATAAATGTTGTCTTCAGGCCCTAGATTTCTGTGAAGTGTTTGGGCAACAGTTCTAGGAATGAAGTTTGTGATGcttcatttagttataaatatgatGAATTCagtagagtaggtggaacagcacccttttagtcaaGAAAATATAAGACGACTTATCTGCTGAACTCTGATTCCAGCagaaaataaatctacatgttTCTGTCTATTTAAATACCCCCATTGTATGAATTTGTACCACTTTTACTGAAAGACTTAACCGTGCATCCAACACTGCTCGAGAGGTTAGCATTACATTTAAGCGTCTTGCTCTCTAGTTTTAAAATACAACATTGTGTCTTCTTCTGAAATATACTTTCATACCTGTACCTTGTAGACTCCTTTCACTTGTCTTTTCTTCAGAC encodes:
- the LOC128496651 gene encoding carbonic anhydrase 2-like gives rise to the protein MAPVWGYGPDNGPNTWHTSFPIALGEQQSPIDINTSDAKYDPSLKPLSISYDPSTAKSIVNNGHAFNVEFDDSEDKSVLRGGALEGTYRLKQFHFHWGSCDGHGSEHTVDGTKYEAELHLVHWNTKYSSFGEAVTKCDGLAVVGVFLQVGDAKPALQKVVDALALIPYKGKSAPFTDFDPSGLLPSSLDFWTYQGSLTTPPLLQCVTWNVLKEPISVSQDQISKLRGLYFNDENDDPCHMVDNYRPPQPLKGRVVRASFH